A single window of Irregularibacter muris DNA harbors:
- a CDS encoding THUMP domain-containing class I SAM-dependent RNA methyltransferase yields MSKIELVATSTFGLESIVAQEIKDLGYEDVQIENGRVTFVADEAAIPKANYWLRTADRVFVKMGEFKALSFEELFEKTKSLPWEDWIPEDGKFPIYKAKSVKSKLFSLSDCQSIVKKAVVEKLKEKHKIQWFEESGAEYPIQVAILKDVVTLLIDTSGEGLHKRGYRAHGNEAPIKETLAAALILLSRWKPSRELADPLCGSGTILIEAAMIGRNIAPGLQRHFVSESWNRVPKELWKQAKVEAMKAIDVDSDFRLLGSDIDPKALRQARQNAEMAGVDDCVYFQKLSVEEFKSRKKYGVIITNPPYGERLGEKKEVEDLYRMMGKAFRDLDSWSYFIITAHQDFEKLFGKKSDKNRKLYNGRLLTYLYQYFGPLPPRREKENYNL; encoded by the coding sequence ATGTCAAAAATAGAACTGGTAGCTACGAGCACCTTTGGGTTAGAGTCTATCGTAGCTCAGGAAATAAAAGATTTAGGCTATGAGGATGTCCAAATAGAAAATGGAAGGGTAACTTTTGTAGCAGATGAAGCAGCCATTCCTAAGGCAAATTATTGGCTGCGTACGGCCGATCGAGTCTTTGTAAAAATGGGAGAATTTAAAGCTCTTTCCTTTGAAGAGCTTTTTGAAAAGACTAAATCCCTACCCTGGGAAGATTGGATTCCTGAAGATGGGAAATTTCCTATATACAAAGCAAAATCTGTTAAATCAAAATTATTTAGCTTATCCGACTGTCAATCCATTGTAAAAAAGGCTGTAGTAGAAAAACTAAAGGAAAAACATAAGATTCAATGGTTTGAAGAAAGCGGAGCAGAATATCCCATACAGGTAGCAATTTTAAAGGATGTAGTTACACTTCTAATCGATACTAGCGGAGAAGGATTACATAAAAGAGGGTATAGAGCCCATGGAAATGAAGCCCCTATTAAAGAGACCTTAGCAGCGGCCTTGATTTTGCTTTCAAGATGGAAACCCTCTAGAGAATTGGCAGACCCCCTCTGTGGCTCGGGAACCATTTTGATTGAGGCGGCAATGATAGGAAGAAACATTGCCCCTGGATTGCAACGACATTTTGTTTCAGAAAGTTGGAATAGAGTGCCCAAGGAACTATGGAAACAGGCCAAAGTGGAAGCCATGAAGGCCATTGATGTAGACAGTGACTTTAGATTATTAGGTTCGGATATTGATCCTAAGGCTTTAAGACAAGCCCGACAAAATGCCGAAATGGCAGGGGTAGATGATTGTGTATATTTTCAAAAATTATCTGTAGAGGAATTTAAGTCCCGGAAAAAGTATGGGGTAATCATCACCAACCCTCCCTATGGGGAAAGGTTAGGGGAGAAAAAGGAAGTAGAAGACTTATATCGAATGATGGGAAAGGCCTTTAGAGATTTAGATTCTTGGTCCTATTTTATTATTACCGCCCATCAAGATTTTGAAAAACTCTTTGGGAAAAAATCAGATAAAAATAGAAAACTTTATAATGGAAGACTGCTTACCTATCTCTACCAATACTTTGGCCCACTACCACCCCGAAGGGAGAAAGAAAATTATAATTTATAA
- a CDS encoding L,D-transpeptidase family protein, with the protein MPERLLGVIVMVKKGKMLLMIILMSLSIIGCNIVRRLPENPPAQQEEQGKDSSEKSKGNQPENHQNIEENINDENIEEDKELTEKARREKRTEEDNVISPEDIQKDGNQSNQGQGQIQVLEEFNTTIPDRVTLNLKYDQYAIPLDYFLVTTETLNIRKEPHSSAPVVYQANYFEKLNVLQRVKGEFLPNYQSDNWYKVALKEGDKIQYGYVFGSLGEARSFHFDKMLNEVNKLQERVLNNDMAYIYNYQNVRGLPPAHNGNTADDYKRNQDQSAPGYIDEAKTDFRYFSDGMLVSILEDNHEFYKVSTPSFEGQYWIPKKYVHFGNAPKEITKVIVIDDTNQNEAVFELIEGKWNIISYTFATTGVADEYKYETPKGHFMAIQRREQFLYLKDGTNQIAGYAPYAIRFSGGGYVHGVPVDYQFTPEGEKIDPGHQEYLFTIGTTPRSHKCVRNYTSHAKFLYDWMEIGKGAVIIID; encoded by the coding sequence ATGCCAGAAAGATTGCTAGGGGTGATTGTAATGGTTAAAAAAGGAAAAATGCTTTTGATGATAATACTCATGAGTTTATCTATAATTGGCTGTAATATTGTTAGGAGGCTGCCGGAAAATCCGCCAGCACAACAAGAAGAACAGGGAAAGGATAGCTCGGAGAAATCCAAGGGAAATCAACCGGAAAACCACCAAAATATAGAAGAAAATATTAATGATGAAAACATAGAAGAGGATAAGGAGTTAACCGAAAAAGCCCGAAGGGAAAAAAGGACAGAAGAAGATAATGTCATAAGCCCTGAGGATATCCAAAAAGATGGCAATCAGTCAAATCAAGGACAGGGTCAAATACAAGTTCTAGAAGAATTCAATACCACTATTCCGGATAGGGTGACTTTAAATTTAAAATATGATCAATACGCTATCCCCTTAGACTATTTTCTAGTGACGACAGAAACACTAAATATAAGAAAAGAACCCCATTCGAGTGCGCCAGTGGTTTATCAGGCAAACTATTTTGAAAAATTAAATGTATTACAGCGGGTAAAGGGAGAATTTCTGCCCAACTATCAATCGGATAACTGGTATAAGGTTGCCCTGAAAGAGGGAGATAAAATTCAATATGGTTATGTATTTGGTAGCCTAGGAGAAGCCAGAAGTTTTCATTTTGATAAAATGCTAAATGAGGTAAATAAACTTCAAGAGAGGGTACTAAACAACGATATGGCTTATATCTATAATTATCAAAATGTCAGGGGATTACCTCCCGCCCATAATGGGAATACCGCAGATGACTATAAAAGAAATCAAGACCAAAGTGCACCGGGATATATAGATGAGGCAAAAACAGATTTTCGTTATTTTTCAGATGGAATGTTGGTATCTATATTGGAAGATAATCATGAATTTTATAAAGTAAGCACTCCATCCTTTGAAGGGCAATATTGGATTCCTAAAAAATATGTCCATTTTGGTAATGCACCTAAAGAAATTACTAAAGTAATTGTCATAGACGATACCAATCAAAATGAAGCTGTCTTTGAACTCATAGAGGGAAAATGGAATATCATATCCTATACCTTTGCTACCACAGGAGTAGCGGATGAGTATAAATATGAAACACCTAAGGGACATTTTATGGCCATACAGAGGAGAGAACAATTTTTATATTTGAAAGATGGTACGAATCAAATTGCAGGGTATGCCCCTTATGCCATTCGTTTCTCCGGGGGAGGTTATGTCCATGGGGTACCTGTGGACTATCAATTTACCCCAGAAGGAGAAAAAATTGATCCAGGACATCAAGAGTATTTATTTACCATAGGCACCACTCCACGTTCCCATAAATGTGTACGTAACTATACAAGTCACGCTAAATTTTTATATGATTGGATGGAAATAGGTAAGGGAGCTGTGATTATCATAGATTAA
- the tkt gene encoding transketolase: protein MSTIDQLSINTIRFLSVDAVEKAKSGHPGMPMGAAPMAYILWKDFIKFNPNNPNWTDRDRFVLSAGHGSALLYSLLHMFGYDLSIEDLKKFRQWESKTPGHPEYRYTPGVETTTGPLGQGISTAVGMAMGEQILAAKFNQEDIELVDHHTYVIVGDGDLMEGVASEAASLAGHLKLGKLICLYDDNEISIEGSTELAFTEEVAKRFEAYGWQVLNVEDGNDIAEINQAIQQAKQEEEKPTLIKVRTVIGFGSPNKAGSADVHGAPLGLEEAKLAKEGLGWSYEPNFHVPQEVEKYIQGIVEEKKKEEDKWKRKWQKYQQKYPELAREWTVWHNEEIDAEILNDENLLRFKKDSIATRAASGEILNKLASKVPNLVGGSADLAPSNNTYLKDMGDFSWENRRGRNLRFGVREHAMGAIVNGLYLHGGLRSYCGTFLIFSDYMRPAVRLSALMEVPAVYIFTHDSIALGEDGPTHQPIEQMMSLRLIPGLRVFRPADAKETAFAWISALREKEHPTVLALSRQNLPILPQSNKDALRGAYIIQKERGEKPDLIIMATGSEVHLAIQAYEQLQEKGVDARIVSMPCWEIFEEQSHSYKEEVLPSDVLTRLAVEAGQKLGWERYTGIKGDILGIETFGASAPGEIVLEKYGFTVENLVQHALKMLDKG, encoded by the coding sequence TTGTCTACTATTGATCAATTATCCATTAATACCATCCGCTTTTTATCGGTGGATGCTGTAGAAAAAGCTAAGTCGGGACATCCGGGAATGCCCATGGGAGCAGCTCCTATGGCCTATATTCTTTGGAAAGATTTTATAAAATTCAATCCCAATAACCCCAACTGGACGGATAGGGATAGATTTGTATTATCCGCAGGACATGGTTCAGCGCTTTTATACAGTTTGCTGCATATGTTTGGCTATGATCTATCCATTGAGGATCTAAAAAAATTCAGGCAATGGGAAAGCAAGACTCCAGGTCATCCAGAGTATAGATATACACCAGGAGTGGAAACAACCACTGGTCCTTTGGGTCAGGGAATATCTACCGCAGTAGGCATGGCCATGGGAGAACAAATATTAGCAGCTAAGTTCAATCAAGAGGATATTGAGCTTGTGGATCACCATACTTACGTTATTGTTGGGGATGGAGACTTAATGGAGGGAGTAGCTTCAGAAGCCGCATCTCTAGCGGGTCATCTTAAATTAGGCAAACTAATATGTCTTTATGATGACAATGAGATATCCATTGAGGGCTCTACAGAACTGGCCTTTACTGAGGAAGTGGCAAAAAGATTTGAAGCCTATGGCTGGCAAGTATTAAATGTAGAAGACGGAAATGATATTGCAGAGATCAATCAAGCTATTCAGCAGGCAAAACAAGAGGAAGAAAAACCTACCTTAATCAAAGTGCGTACGGTCATTGGATTTGGAAGTCCTAATAAGGCAGGAAGTGCTGATGTCCATGGAGCACCTTTGGGTCTAGAAGAAGCAAAACTAGCCAAAGAGGGGCTGGGATGGTCCTATGAACCAAACTTTCATGTGCCCCAGGAAGTAGAAAAATATATACAAGGGATTGTAGAAGAAAAGAAAAAAGAAGAAGACAAATGGAAGAGAAAATGGCAAAAGTATCAACAAAAATATCCAGAACTAGCTAGAGAGTGGACCGTGTGGCACAATGAGGAAATTGATGCAGAGATATTGAATGATGAAAACCTATTGCGTTTTAAAAAAGATTCTATCGCTACTCGAGCTGCATCAGGAGAAATTTTAAATAAACTCGCCAGTAAAGTTCCAAATTTAGTAGGAGGTTCTGCAGACTTAGCACCTTCTAATAATACCTATTTAAAGGATATGGGGGACTTTTCCTGGGAAAATAGAAGGGGAAGAAATCTACGGTTTGGAGTACGAGAGCATGCCATGGGTGCTATTGTCAATGGATTGTATCTTCATGGAGGGCTAAGGTCCTATTGTGGCACCTTCTTGATTTTTTCGGATTATATGCGACCAGCGGTACGCCTATCCGCATTAATGGAAGTACCTGCTGTATATATATTTACCCATGATAGTATTGCTCTAGGGGAAGATGGTCCTACCCATCAACCTATAGAACAGATGATGAGCCTTAGACTTATTCCAGGACTTAGGGTGTTTAGACCTGCCGATGCTAAGGAAACAGCCTTTGCATGGATATCAGCCCTAAGGGAAAAAGAACATCCCACAGTTTTGGCCCTGTCTAGACAAAATCTACCGATTCTACCCCAAAGCAATAAAGACGCCCTTAGAGGGGCCTATATTATTCAAAAAGAAAGAGGAGAGAAACCAGACCTTATTATTATGGCTACCGGATCCGAAGTTCATTTGGCTATCCAGGCTTATGAACAATTACAGGAGAAGGGAGTGGATGCTCGAATAGTCAGTATGCCTTGTTGGGAAATATTTGAAGAACAAAGCCATAGCTACAAAGAGGAAGTTCTTCCATCAGATGTCTTAACCCGCCTAGCCGTGGAAGCAGGTCAAAAACTTGGATGGGAAAGATATACTGGGATCAAAGGAGACATCCTAGGCATTGAAACCTTTGGAGCGTCGGCGCCGGGAGAAATAGTATTAGAAAAGTATGGATTTACAGTAGAAAATCTAGTACAACATGCCTTAAAAATGCTAGATAAAGGATAG
- the lspA gene encoding signal peptidase II: MSFFLVIIFIVVLDQVAKYLAVLHIKPIPTYPLIRDVFHLTYVENRGAAFSIFQDKQPFLITVTMLFTLFLIYYLIKTPKNKNTLWFKISLTLIIGGAIGNLIDRIRLNYVIDFFDFRYINFAIFNTADSFVVVGTILLAGILLFGDTQDIL, from the coding sequence ATGTCTTTTTTTCTCGTCATTATTTTTATTGTTGTTCTAGATCAAGTTGCTAAATACCTAGCCGTATTACATATCAAACCCATCCCTACCTATCCTTTAATAAGGGATGTGTTTCATCTTACCTATGTGGAAAATAGAGGAGCAGCCTTTAGTATCTTTCAGGATAAACAGCCTTTTTTGATTACGGTGACTATGCTTTTTACCCTGTTTTTAATCTATTACCTTATCAAAACTCCTAAAAATAAAAATACTCTTTGGTTTAAAATTTCTCTTACTCTTATCATTGGAGGAGCTATAGGTAATCTTATTGATCGTATACGTCTAAATTATGTCATTGATTTCTTTGATTTTAGGTATATCAATTTTGCAATCTTTAATACGGCAGATAGTTTTGTCGTAGTGGGTACCATCCTCTTAGCTGGTATTTTGCTTTTTGGGGATACCCAAGATATCTTATAG